Within Tenebrio molitor chromosome 3, icTenMoli1.1, whole genome shotgun sequence, the genomic segment TCGAAAAACCACCCTAACtaggaaataataatatttttaagcgAGTTAAACGAGGTTTGATCGAATGCCCATGCGTCGTAAGAGTCAAATTTGCATAATTCCACACATGTGGAAAATGAGTAACAAGGGAAGGGGGGTAGGCGAGTTAGCGTCCCCTATTTAaagttttggcacatttgtcTTGAGGATTCGATTTTTGACTGTCTTTCGAGCTAGTCGATATCCGTGTGTCTGCCTTtgcgattttgtttaaattttccaagtTTAAACTATATTTGTATTAAATCACTTTAGCTTCGTTTAGAGTGCCGAGTGCTAATAAATAAGTTAGTGCCAGTTCCAACAACAGGTGCCGACGAGCAACCAGGGTGTTAAACTTTCTAGGTAAGCCCGAGAAAGGgttatattattttgattaattaactctatgtcaaaatttacttgtttttcgttgaaattattttatcagtCATTCACCatggaatatttaatttcaatttattcaacaatttgaaataatcaaaatccaaatttaaaatattttttttccaagtttCGAGTTATTTGAAGTAAAAGTTTAAAGCTAGAGGTAGCCAGCAACAAATGATGCTATTTCCGATGGAAAGGGGCCGCAACACTTTGGTTGTCGGATtacttaaattacaaatttaacttATCTGATCCTtttattcaacattttttatattaaattctttACTCTAAATTTGAGTGTAACCACCAGTCAGGGACTTTGAAACTTAACAGTCAATTACTAATTTATAACTAAATCGTTCCTGAATTTTCTCAACTGGTGCCCGCAAATCAGATCGAAATTTCTAGTTATAAACTTTAGGGAGAtagaataattggttgcatattCAATATAGGGTAGAGTAGGGCTATTTCTCTCCCGCGTCGTGTTTAGGCGACcaagcaaaattattgttttgcaCCAATTGCACCTGAAATTATAGGCGCGTTTGTCGGCCATCAACGATGAGGAGAGTCGTGGTTCCCGGGGACCCTCTTCTTCAACTTTACTAGGTCTAAGACACGGTGTCAGGTCGTAGTTTCCGACCGTGGACTTAGAATGGGCGTCGTAATTCCCGCTCCAACGACATGTACTATGTATGTGTGGGCTACCACGAGGACAAACGCGACAAAATAACCATCCCGGTTACCTGTAATAAACTGGTGTCGCGTACGACAAAGTTCTGTACAAGTCTTTGTCGAAGCTCGTGGACGAAATTTGTGAGAGAAATGACGACTACAGTCATTCAGATTGATTTGCGAGGACTTGTATATCCGGGTTTTATTCGGAAGTTGTAATTGGTGTTTAAGCACCGGGCTTTTACCGGAAGCGGTATTTCGGCAGTAGGGCGTAATAGTTAAATGCGATGCACTTATCAAATGCCGCGAGCATGTTATCTTCCGACTCTGGTACAAGTCTAACTCAGTGCACTCGATATTAAATGTTGCTTGGGTGATATAAGTCCGAACAAGTTACCTGAAGGTTAGGTTAGATTTGCCGTACGTAAATAGGGTTGCATAAAAATGGGGGTTACAGCAAAATCAAACTTTTCAAATCTAAATTGGATAACATAAAATCTCATCAGGTGAAGACTGACGCCTCAATCCTTTGTTTAAATTCACGATCACCATTACAAAGAAAGTCTCTTACGAATTTgcttacaaacataacctaaacaataactttaACACAGggcaaaatttgatcaaaccCGCAGAACTCATCCATTTTGTAAACAAGGCttcgaaatattttgtaataaaataattgtggggAAACTTGTGTTTAAATCTCTTCCTCCATGCGTTTTGACACTACTTTGTCTCCGAATTTGTGTTACGACTACTGAGTATTGCCTAATAGGCCTTAAGATAAAACACCATCATCACTATAAAGGTGACTATCgacgaaaaataaacacaacgtaggtaagtgaaaataataagtatAAAGGGTTACTAGACGAGCCAAATAGATTAGTATATCAAATTGAGAGTTTAAAagataaattaacagttaaaaatgtaaaaatttacgaCATCATCACGATCAAAATGGACGGTCTCACTACAGTCAAAATTTTTGGTGCCGTGACCAGGATACAAAGTCATAAAGTGTCATTTCCGAGGGGAAAATTTGTCTAAAAAAGATGCTGCtgtgttattaaattttctaggACTCCCCTAATTTACTCGGTTCGATACCCGAAATTAAAGGTTGTCGACATGGAAAAGAACAACATGCACTCAGGGAACGCCGGAGCGTCATCGGAGGAAATGCCAGCGTGGTTTATGCGCTGGTTGAATGCTCAACAGCCAGCTTTTGCGATGCCATCGCCGCCGCCATCGACCCAGCAACCACTTGCTGTTGCACCGACGGGGCCGAGTACTAGCGTCACCACCAACAACGAGGGATGGCAGATAACAACCATGCCAAGCGACCAGCTGTCATTTTCGACACCTGATTCTCTTGCCAGCCCAGCCATGCAGGAAACGGAGAGTCCTACGACGTCCACAGGAACCGGAGTCGGGATGgcggcgcctccaccaattTCCGCACCGACTGACAACCTGGCCGCGCTTTCCGGGGTACTCCGGAATCTCTTAGAGCGACCACTCCCAGCGCCGGAGCGGCCGTCGTTCGAAGGATTGAGGCGCCAAAACCCCATGAAATTCCTACGGGCGGTAGAGGAATACGGACACTCTTTCGGGCTCAACTCACCACGACTTTTGGGAGTCGCGGTCGACTGCCTGAAAGGTAACGCGAAGCACTGGACCGGGATTTACAGGGACAACTGGCGGACCTACGAGGATTTTAAAAGGGACTTCCTAAAGACTTATTGGTCGGCTCAACGGCAAAGGGATATTCGCTTTCAGATTTCCACAGGGCGTTACGATGAGACCAAGGGGACAATGTTGTCGCACTTCGCCTACTTCGTAGATATGGCGAAGATGTTGACGACGCCTCTGTCTGAGGAAGTACTGTTAGATGAACTAATTCGGCACTTTCCAGACAACGTCCAGTCCTTGTGGATTTTACAGAAAATCAGTAACATCGCCGAAGCCGCTGAATTCCTGTCAGGTCAGGAGATTCCGGGACAGAATCCGGGTTTTAGGGACAGCGCCTCCGGAGACAAGGGCCGTGCAACAACCCAGCGACATCACACCGACCAGGGGCAGAAGCGTCCGAGGCCGAACGACAGCCGTTTCAACGTGACGGGACCACCGGTTCCGGTTAGCCGTGACGGTGAAAAGCGGACTCCCGGAAACCCAGGACACCCGACGTCGTCGAACCGATTTTTCTCGGATAAATTCCAACGACGTCCGGGAAACAACCAGTGGCGTAACAGCCACCACCAGAACGGGAGGCCGCATGGCGATGCTTCGCGGGGCTCCAAGGATTCGGGAAACGGGGGCGGAGTACAGAACGGGGCCTAAAGTACTCCCGACAACGTAACGGCCCAGGAAGCGACCGGAACCAGCAAGTGCGTTCGGGGGAAAAACGGAAACGTTCTTCTTCGCCGCACAAAAGCACAGGAACACTTGATGTTCGACCGCGAGCATCACAGGTAATAACAAACGTTTGTTCCTTAATTAAATCAGCTGTCGTAGGGAACCGCACAAATAAACAAAGGGTTGTACCGGAGATTGACATCCACATCGCGCAACATTCGACCGTGGCTTTATTGGACACCGGAAGTGAAGTCAGCTGTATCTCGGAAGAAGTTTGGGCCAACTTAACGTCGACAGGAAGGAAGCCACCTACACTACCAGTCACTTCGATCCACCTTCGCGGAGCCATCGGACAACGGAGTTGCCAGGTCGTCATCCAATGTTACCTGGAAATCATCATCGAGGAACACGCTTATCCCGTCGTCGCACTAGTCGTGAAGAACTTAATCAAACCTGCCATTCTGGGAGCTGACTGGCTACACGAACAACGGGCCGTCATTGACTTCGACGACAACCAAGTAATTTTGAAAGGAGAAACGGGCAACCACAGTTTTTCTTTCAAGAAAACTGTCGAAGTATCACCTGAACCAGAGGATTATGTGGAAGAACTTGTGGGACACGTCGAGATCCGCAAACCAACGACTACAAATCGGGTCAACGAAGAACATCTAGAGCCACTCAGCGCCCTCCAAGCAAAAGTTGATCCACTCACAATTCCCGACGCTGCGAAGACCAAATTGATACACCTGCTGCAACGTTACAGGTGCGTCTTTAGCCCTCGCCCAGGACTGACCCACAAATACACACACGAGATCAAACTACATGACAAGACGCCATTCTTGAAGAGGCCGTATCCAGTCCCGTTCGCTCTTCGTCCTGCCGTTGACGTGACAATTCAGGAAATGTTAGACTTGGGTGTCATAAAACGGGAAGCGTCGCCGTATGCAAGTCCAATGACGGTAGTAAAGAAGAAAGATGGATCAGTTAGAATTTGTCTGGACGCCAGGATGATTAATTCGAAAATGATTGCTGATTGCGAATCACCACCCGCAACGGACGAATTATTACGTCAATTCCATGGGGTTCGATTCATGTCCACCATCGATTTAAGATCTTCATATTGGCAAATTCCTTTATCGCCGGAAAGCCGACAATACACTGCATTTCTGTACAACGGACGAAGTTACACCTACCAAGTCTTGCCGTTTGGACTCAAGACTGCCGTGGGTTCATTCAGCCGTGCAATGGACGTAGTTTTGGGCACCGAAGTTCGCGAATTTGTCGTGAATTATATCGACGACTTACTAGTGGCTTCCGAAACCTTGGACGACCACTTAGAACATCTTCGACgagtatttgaaaaattgaggCAGGCCAACATGACGATAAACCTTGAAAAGTCAAACTTCATTCAAAAGGAAGTGAAATTTCTGGGACACATTCTCACAATCGACGGCATCAAGGCAGATCCAGAAAAGGTCAGCGCCATCCGGAGTTTTCCGGTCCCACAGAAAACTAAACACTTACGCGCATTCCTGGGACTGTGCAATTTCTACCGGAAATTTTGTGCTCGATACAGTGCAGCTACACAGGACCTCAACAAACTCCTGCGAAAGGGTGAAAGATGGAGATGGGGACGCAACGAACAGGAAGCGTTTGACCGGGTGAAGAATTTGTTTCTCGAAGCAGTGTTGTTACGTTACCCCGACCAGAGGAAAATGTTCTACGTTCAAACCGACAGTTCTGGCTATGGATTGGGGGCGGAACTTTATCAAATCCAAGAAGACGGGTCACGGGGTGTGATCGCGTTTGCAAGTCGTTCCTTGAAAGGACCGGAGCTGAACTACACAACTACGGAAAAGGAATTACTGGGAGTCATCTTTGCATTGCACAAGTTCCGCATTTACATTCAAGCCACGAAAATCATCATTCGGACCGATCATCAAGCGTTGAAATTCCTGAGTCGTTGCCGATTACTCAGTGAACGCCTAACTCGATGGACGTTGCTCTTAGGACAATATGACTACGAAATCGAGTTAGTGAAGGGAAAGGATAATGTAGTTGCCGATATTCTTTCACGATATCCATCTGACGGTGAAGCCAGTTATGAATATCCACGTGAACAACCAATTGTCGCAATGTTTGAAGTCCACGACACACCCGAGATGCTGCAATTGATGTCCGACCTTCAACGACATCAAACCGACGACCCAGTATTGAGACCGATAATCGAAAGTAAACGATCCGGCGGAGCTGCCCCAGATTCGAGGACTCAACGGGTTTGGTCACAAtataatttaacaaataatgtGTTAGTTCACAGGTCACAAAACTCGAACGATGACTG encodes:
- the LOC138127438 gene encoding uncharacterized protein, which encodes MEKNNMHSGNAGASSEEMPAWFMRWLNAQQPAFAMPSPPPSTQQPLAVAPTGPSTSVTTNNEGWQITTMPSDQLSFSTPDSLASPAMQETESPTTSTGTGVGMAAPPPISAPTDNLAALSGVLRNLLERPLPAPERPSFEGLRRQNPMKFLRAVEEYGHSFGLNSPRLLGVAVDCLKGNAKHWTGIYRDNWRTYEDFKRDFLKTYWSAQRQRDIRFQISTGRYDETKGTMLSHFAYFVDMAKMLTTPLSEEVLLDELIRHFPDNVQSLWILQKISNIAEAAEFLSGQEIPGQNPGFRDSASGDKGRATTQRHHTDQGQKRPRPNDSRFNVTGPPVPVSRDGEKRTPGNPGHPTSSNRFFSDKFQRRPGNNQWRNSHHQNGRPHGDASRGSKDSGNGGGVQNGA